Proteins from a genomic interval of Zingiber officinale cultivar Zhangliang chromosome 2A, Zo_v1.1, whole genome shotgun sequence:
- the LOC122042402 gene encoding uncharacterized protein LOC122042402 yields the protein MPRRTGARFAQSASCRLLTLTSFSLHPSALASSSRRCSGAVHSSRRSISPGGGASAFASSSSSFTSRSTAAFFADHHYQHSRGASPTRVNLYGASPPHATAVRFSLGRSASPGRSFSAADKRSASAVTSPARRTCLCSPTTHPGSFRCGLHKGNQLQTAAAFSSPSNRLNARRSAMKNSLVRIGAVEGDWVKRALSALIRPSSHQQRRRADFQPRPSRLSRMSKAGDP from the coding sequence ATGCCACGCCGGACTGGAGCTAGGTTTGCCCAATCTGCCAGCTGCCGGCTCCTTACCTTAACCTCCTTTTCGCTCCATCCATCCGCGCTGGCGTCATCATCCCGGAGATGTAGCGGAGCGGTGCACTCTTCCCGGCGATCCATCTCGCCGGGTGGCGGCGCCTCCGCCTTCGCCTCCTCGTCTTCCAGCTTTACTTCCCGATCCACCGCCGCCTTCTTCGCCGATCACCACTACCAACACTCTCGCGGCGCTTCGCCGACCCGCGTGAATCTCTACGGCGCCTCCCCTCCTCATGCTACCGCGGTACGTTTCTCCCTCGGTCGTTCCGCCTCACCCGGCCGTTCCTTCTCCGCCGCCGACAAGCGCTCCGCTTCCGCTGTCACCTCCCCTGCCCGCCGCACCTGTCTTTGCTCCCCCACCACGCACCCTGGGTCCTTCCGCTGTGGCCTCCACAAGGGCAACCAGCTCCAGACCGCCGCTGCCTTTTCCTCGCCGTCGAACCGCCTCAACGCCCGTCGTTCCGCCATGAAGAACTCACTGGTGCGTATCGGGGCGGTGGAGGGTGATTGGGTCAAGCGCGCGCTGTCCGCCCTCATCCGCCCTTCTTCCCACCAGCAGCGCCGGAGGGCCGACTTCCAACCTCGCCCCAGCCGCCTCTCCCGGATGTCCAAAGCCGGCGATCCGTAG